Proteins encoded by one window of Xenopus tropicalis strain Nigerian chromosome 6, UCB_Xtro_10.0, whole genome shotgun sequence:
- the rpl7 gene encoding 60S ribosomal protein L7, translating to MAGTEEKKVPSVPESLLKRRKQFAAAKLKRVKKIVAEKKLRKQKRKIIFKRAEGYYKEYRQMYRKEVRLARMARKAGNFYVPAEPKLAFVIRIRGINGVSPKVRKVLQLLRLRQIFNGTFVRLNKASINMLRLVEPYIAWGYPNLKSVRQLIYKRGYLKIKNQRIPLTDNSLIEKHLGKKGVMCVEDLIHEVYTVGKNFKAANNFLWPFKLSSPRGGMNKKTTHFVEGGDAGNREDQINRLIRRMN from the exons ATGGCGGGTACAGA ggagAAGAAAGTGCCATCTGTGCCAGAAAGCCTTTTAAAAAGGCGAAAGCAGTTTGCAGCTGCAAAGCTCAAGAGAGTCAAAAAGATCGTGGCTGAAAAAAAG CTTCGCAAACAGAAGAGGAAGATCATTTTTAAGAGAGCTGAAGGCTACTACAAGGAATACAGGCAAATGTACAGGAAAGAAGTTCGTCTGGCCAGGATGGCTCGTAAAGCTGGAAACTTTTATGTACCTGCAGAGCCCAAGCTCGCTTTTGTGATCAGAATTAGAGG TATTAACGGAGTCAGCCCCAAGGTACGCAAAGTACTGCAACTTCTCCGCCTGCGTCAGATCTTCAATGGAACCTTTGTAAGGCTTAACAAGGCCAGCATAAACATGCTGAGGCTGGTGGAGCCCTATATTGCATGGGG TTACCCAAATCTGAAGTCTGTGCGCCAGCTGATCTACAAACGTGGGTACCTTAAGATTAAGAACCAGCGTATCCCTCTGACTGACAATTCCCTCATTGAGAAACACCTTG GCAAGAAAGGCGTCATGTGCGTTGAAGATCTGATCCATGAAGTCTACACCGTTGGCAAAAACTTCAAGGCAGCAAATAACTTCCTGTGGCCCTTCAAACTGTCCTCTCCCAGGGGAGGAATGAATAAGAAGACAACACACTTTGTGGAAGGTGGTGATGCTGGCAATAGGGAAGACCAGATAAACAGGCTCATTAGAAGGATGAActaa
- the rdh10 gene encoding retinol dehydrogenase 10: MHIVLEFFLVTFKVLWAFVLAAAKWLVRPKDKSVAGQVCLITGAGSGLGRLFALEFARRRAQLVLWDINSQSNEETAEMVRSIYRELEAEDSARRAGNATEEEVQPCCNFQVYTYTCDVGKRESVYSTAERVRREVGDVYLLLNNAGVVSGHHLLECPDELIERTMMVNCHAHFWTTKAFLPKMMEMNHGHIVSVASSLGLFSTAGVEDYCASKFGVVGFHESLSHELKAADKDGIKTTLVCPYLVDTGMFRGCRIRKEIEPFLPPLKPDYCVKQAMRAILTDQPMICTPRLMYIVTCMKSILPFEAVVCMYRFLGADKCMYPFIAQRKQATNNNEAKNGI; encoded by the exons ATGCACATAGTGCTGGAATTCTTCCTGGTCACTTTCAAGGTCCTGTGGGCCTTCGTATTGGCCGCGGCCAAATGGCTAGTGCGCCCCAAGGACAAGAGTGTAGCCGGCCAGGTGTGCCTGATCACCGGGGCTGGCAGCGGGCTGGGCCGGCTCTTTGCGCTGGAGTTTGCCCGGCGCCGTGCCCAGCTGGTGCTGTGGGACATCAACTCCCAGAGTAACGAGGAGACGGCGGAGATGGTGCGGAGCATCTACCGGGAGCTGGAGGCGGAGGACTCGGCACGGAGGG CTGGCAATGCCACAGAGGAAGAAGTTCAGCCATGCTGCAATTTTCAAGTGTATACATACACTTGTGATGTAGGCAAGCGGGAGAGTGTTTATTCAACTGCTGAGCGAGTCCGCAGGGAAGTTGGAGACGTGTATCTGCTGCTCAATAATGCCGGGGTGGTCTCTGGGCACCACCTCCTCGAGTGTCCTGACGAGCTTATTGAGAGGACTATGATGGTGAACTGCCATGCGCACTTCTGG ACCACGAAAGCATTCCTTCCCAAAATGATGGAGATGAATCATGGACACATTGTCTCTGTTGCCAGTTCGTTGGGTTTATTCAGCACTGCAGGAGTCGAG GATTATTGTGCCAGCAAGTTTGGTGTCGTTGGTTTTCATGAGTCTCTTAGCCACGAACTAAAAGCTGCAGATAAAGATGGCATTAAAACGACATTGGTTTGTCCCTACCTGGTGGATACTGGCATGTTCCGCGGGTGCAGGATAAG GAAAGAAATTGAGCCATTCCTACCACCCCTGAAACCAGATTACTGTGTGAAGCAGGCCATGAGAGCAATCCTTACAGACCAGCCTATGATCTGTACACCCCGCCTCATGTACATAGTTACATGCATGAAAAG CATCCTGCCATTCGAAGCTGTGGTCTGCATGTACCGGTTCCTGGGAGCAGACAAGTGCATGTACCCTTTTATTGCTCAAAGGAAACAGGCCACAAACAACAATGAAGCAAAAAATGGAATTTAA